TCGACGCACGAGTTCTCGCCACCTCGGCTCAGCCTTAGCTCTGCCAAGCACCACCCACGAGTTCTCTTCACGCTGTAGACCACTTCCATGGAACCTACCACCTGTAGCTCCTCCCTAACCCCACACACGCAACCCCTCTACACGCCCGAGTTTCTCCCCGTAGCTCCGCCGTTAGCCACTCCCACACCACCAGCAGCCTCCTCCTTCATCGACCCCTCCACTTCCTCATTTCCTCCAGCTGAAGCTCCAGCTCCTCTCATGCCCTCGCTCTTCACGGAATCTGTTGtgtggtgattttatgaagaaTATTACTGTGAATATGTAGAAAGAGACATTACTGTATGGGTTCCATGGACGCCGTGGTGGTGCAGCATGGTGATTTTGTGGAAGaagaaaagtataaaacaagattattgtttatttatgttcaaTAGGCTATAGAcgtttttaaatataaggaaatattttgagaattgaTTTATTCTCTTCGTTATTTCTATCTCACATGCTTATAAAATGTctcaatgccaatgctcttggAAAGATCCTTAGAATTGATGGGCTTTTCGATATTTGGATACCACTCTCCAATGGCAAGTCCTGCCCATGCCTAGGTGAAGGTTTGGTGCCAATTCCAACTGGGCCCGAGCCATTGGTTGTAGAAGGCCCAAGACCCACGTGTGCATCCGAGTGCCTTACCTGCACCACGTGTCCAGCTAGCAAAGTAGGGTTAGTACTTTCTTCGAACAAGACGGCTATTCACTAGCCTCCGTTTGATTTCAGAGTTAGGCTGTATctagagctttgctacacaatctctaccacactccacactccacacttttttaaattttttaaatttttaatattttttaaaatttttttttgagtttattctttttaaattattttaaattttttattcattatttatataataaatatttaataaaagaaaaaaataataaaaattaaaaataatgtggagtgtggaggttgtatgaatagtaggaggttgagtagattttttacTGTATTTATACGTTGAGCTGAGCTGATTTTTGTATGCATAGTAATAAATTGAGTCAATGAAGTGAATTATGCGaggtttatttaaaatgaatttaatagtatttagatattaagataaatttaatattatttagagaaaattaaaaaaaattataggtctaatatataaaaagatgataatttaaaaaaaaattatagatcctacaaataaaaaaattttgagttgagatgaatttaatcatttaaaaattaaatatttagatgttagatttaacttaaaattagactgaactgaattgaTTTCAATTAAATCTTACAATCAAACAGGAccttaatttcaattcatttcatatcatttaattattataatttttttaaatttttatataaaatataaaaaataattcaatatttttaaatctcaaaaataataataatattaaaaaataatattttaataatatttattcaactttcaatttttaactttcatttaatcTTATCTATCTTACTATCTAATCCTCACCTAAAGAACTTACATTATTGCAATGCGTTGACTTGTCCTATTCTCCGGTGCTAGATCTTTGATTACAGATCAGTCATCAGAGCGCAATGGAAGAAGTGAAGGTTCTGGGATTTTGGCCTAGCCCCTATAGCCACAGGGTGATATGGGCTCTGAAGCTGAAGGGTGTGAAGTATGAGTACATAGAAGAAGACATCGGCAACAAGAGCCATATGCTCCTGCAGTACAACCCTGTTCACAAGATGACTCCTGTGCTTGTTCATGGCGGCAGACCTATAGCCGAGTCCTTCGTCATCCTTCAATACATCGAAGACACTTGGCCTCATAATTACCCTCTGCTGCCGAAGGATGCCCACGAGAGGGCTTTAGCTCGGTTCTGGATTAATTTCGGAGAAGATAAGGTAGTTTCGACTTGCACAAGTACCCTATCATCTCTTTCTAATTATTACTGTGAACTTGTTTGTTCATGAATTCCATCCATCAAGTTTGATTTGCTTGCACTTTGAGTAAGATGTTAGGATTTATTTTGGTAGTTTTAGTCTGATTTGGTTACGCAATTTAGAtgaattattttgttaaaatttaaataaaatattattagaatataattttttaatataatttttattttaaaatttaaaaaaatttgaattatttattatattttttatgagaattaaaaaaaattataataatttaatgaaataGAGATGGTTTTGTGCAAGTATTTGAATTTGGGTGGTTATTTTTTAACCCTATTTTAAGGCCGTATGTTGTCATTAAGTGTCAAGAATTGTCTATTGAAATTGTGGTCTCTCTCCCATCCCGAGTGGGGTTTGCTGCGTTTTCTTACCGTAGTCAATGGAGAAATTCTACCTTGTTATTGTCTGGGTTCCTAtcataaaactttattaaacaTGATAAATCTTGATACTTATCAGTTAGATCAAGACGCTTACTATGAGATAGTTATACTTGTAAAGAAGTTAAAACATCAATATGTCTATAGAAATTATAGttacagttgtgagtgtgtaagtgccgtgtaattacattaaaaaaaatgaataaatacgagatttacataaaaaaaattaaatttttaatagtgaattttaCTTCAcaactatatgtagcattactcatatttattatcattatgaAATCCACTTTAATGAGTTAAACGTATCAAAAACAtgtttagaatataatttttctttaaacatttataattatcAATCAGCACCACAAAAATCTTCATGAACTAGCTAGCCATGATATTATCATGCTAATGATTGACTAATAACTTACTTCTCTGATCATATAGCGTCCCATTTTCTCAgtattttttcaagtttcagaagaaaaagaagagaaagatcGGGGGGATGAAATGAAAGAAGTGTTGGAGTTTCTGAAAATCTTGGAAGAGCAAGCTCTTGGGGACAAAAAGTTTTTCGGTGGAGACAAAATAGGAATGGTAGACATAGTGTATGGATGGCTTAGTTACTTGTTCAAATGCTTGGAAGAAATGAAAGGGGTGAAGCTGCTAGAACCCAGCACCTTCCCTCGCTTGCATGCATGGGCTGAGAATTTCAGACAAGTTTCTGTAATCAAAGACAACCTTCCTGACTACACCAAATTGTTGATCTATTTAAAATCAGTTAGGGAGAAAATTACTGCCCAGAACCCTACCTCCAAGTAGTAATGTTCCATAGCTGGATAATTAAAGAATGATTGGGATTTTGTGGCACCAACTTTTTGCCCTATTTATGTTTTTGGATAATTGGTACTTGATAATAGTGACTTCATAATTATGAGATGTTTGTGTTAGAGAATTGAGGGATTTTCTTGGCCAAAAACACCATATATGCATGTCAACAATATCAAGAGATCAACTCCTAAAGTCacgtaaatatttaaaaaaataaatttataaattgacgcgacttcatatgatatattatatctattttttaatcataaaaatagttttacaatctaatgtaccaTATACAGcaagtcacattaatttatttattcaaaaaaagaaagtcacattaatttatagatttatttttataatcttttttgttactaaatcatttatcataaattaataCCTTGACTCCAAATAGTGAccagattttctttctttctttctttctttatccctgttttttttttttttttagctttgtttatttattcttcAGGGTCTATCAATGAGTTCACTTCTTTTTAAACTTGGATTTGTAATGtatgtaatgtttttttaaatatatatatattttatgtcgGGAAACCTCTCCAAGGAAAGCCTTTCGGACCCACTCCTACATAGTAAATCTCGATTCCGTGCACCACACTCTCGAAAGTTTTCATTcacagaactggttaaatcgctagATTTTCACCAGATGATGTAGCCctaaatgattgtttgcactcTTGAGATATTGAATCTTAGATTTTGAAGAGAGTGATATCTCAAAATCAAGACCTTCACCATTTAGGCCAATCCCTTGGGTTTAGCATTCATCATTGCTCTTTTAGGGGATTGTAACGTATGTAATGTTTCACATTTCTTTGCAATTAATGTTTGAGCTAGCCTAACTGTCTAACTTTTATTGATCGAATAATGCTACATCCGAAATGTTTGCATTTTGAATAAGAGAAACGCTTGTTGCAAGCGTTTGGTACAAACGGCGTGCAAACGagactgatgagagagagagctgatgagagtaAGACTAAACTGATGAGAGAAAAatcgagctgatgagagagcTGATTAGAGAGAATATGTGCATTTAGAGAAAAagtaaacaatttattttaaatctgacGTGACATGAAAGACTACTGCACGCCAGTTATATCTACAGATTATATGTAGAATAACTGTttgaataattatgaataaagcACATTAAGGATCATCATAAATGTGAGAGCATGTACTCAAAAAGAGGAAAACCAATGGAATattcaaagaatttaaatttataatttttataagagtgtttaaagaataatattagcgACTCATGTCATGTCATAGATAAAAATGCATGGATATTAATTTTACCAATTGCTTGATGAACTAATAAAGTAACATTTATGTATCTCAATTCTATTGCTAGCTGCTGCCTTTGGTAGGATTAATTGAGATTCCACATCTTACtttctaaagataaaattataacaaaataaaaaaaaagattaattgtAAAATCAGTTTTCACATTTCTATAGATTGAGGTATAGGTTTTCTACTTTCGTAAATTGATtccaagaaatttaaaataaattactttcGTCCATCTCCCATTaggaaattaataaaacattacTGTATAATATTAGTATGCCATGTGTTAGTTTCTGATTAGTTGAAATGGCATGACATTAGTACGTCCATGTGTCAATTCTCCATTATTTTCTAACCAGATATTgacgaaattatttatttcgagtttttttaaattcatataaattcagtgaaaattgaaaacctAAATCTCagatttctaaaatttgatctGCTGCAAGCTTAAGTTTGAAACTCCGTTTAGATTAAAatacggtttcatctcatcttattattataatttttttaaatttttatataaaatataataaataatttaatttttatatattataaaataataataatattaaaaataatattttatttaatttttaacttttatttaaaattatttcatctcatttcataatttaaatggAGCTAAATGTGAGTAGAGTTGCTCGAGTTGAAATTGATGTTTAATGGATTAGTCTCCAAACCGGTTTTATTGggtactaatagtctaatacgcAACGACCACCtacttagagcactctcattggaatgactaaattaaagtacatttttgatgaatgtaagatgaatttaacttttaactattccatttttataaatctccacattggaatagccattttttcattatataactataaaataatataaaatgaatttaattttgactattcacatcaaattttcaaattaaattatctatttattcattatatagtaatgagtaattaataattttgaaatttttttaatttttttaattataaatttattttattttatcatattttactatttataatattatatattaatttgtaattgtattttaattatattttttcaattgtcatttaaaatagagagataaataattaatattaaaaagagagagaaataaataatataaaaaggatttgatgaatgaatagtgtgttccaaatttagaaattagtttggatattactgtagctatatttggaatatagctaattcaatgtgagcaatttattgacctaatagctaaattctcattggatttagcttttagctaatccaatgagaatgctcttacacGTATTTAAGGAAACTTAcgagaaaaaaatgataaatttataattaatctataactatttaacttaAAATGAATAGTAAGTaagtaaaattacaattatttaaaatttttttttttttaataaaatgacacgattacattaattgatttaaaatacTTATACGTGCTTGCTTTATTAGTGCAAATTGTATTTTACATCTTTGTGTTCTTCtcacatttataaaaaagtaatgtttAATACAGTCGTGTAgtgtgtaaataatatttattattaaaaaattagtttttttatatgaattttatatttatttattttttataaaataattatataatacttgtTCACTCAaagacaataaatattatttatctattttttaaaacttaaaaaatttaatgtctTATGTCAACATGTCACATATCTCAaagtttttttatcattatatttttatggtatTAGAATCGCATAGACTATTCGAATCGGACTTATTTAAGGATATAATTCTAAACTTTATCAGTTTCATTATAGATTCATTTAAATCCTTCTCGaataggaaaattctataaatattatccatcttgttttttattttaatatggcAAATTAATATTGACTATCAACTTTTAATTTAGTTTGTAACATCAATTGAATAGAAGagtaattttaaatacatttatagATTGTAAAAATGCCGcacacttattttgaaaaatagtagaatctattattaaaaaattaattttttatgtgaatatcatatttatttaatttttttaaaaatagtaggTGGCACTTGTGCActctataattacaaatataatttatcgagtaatgctagatacactCATGAATTATGCAAGCGCCGtatactcttttaaaaaaataatataatctattattaaaaaattattatttttatataaatatcgtatttatttactttatttttttaaaaatatgtaatatttatgcactttaagactgtaaatattatttctcaattagAAAACTCACTAACATGCAAGGatgctattatattttgtttcaatGCCATAAGGGAAATGCTTGTCTTATtgaggttttatttattttcgcatatgagataaaatgagttgagataaaagttaaaaattgaataaaatattattataaatatttttttaatattatttttattttgagattggaaaatatttaagcattacacaaaaataaatttataaactgatgtgacttgatgtggtatgtcagattataaaattatttttattataaagtagatttaaaagattctattaaattatattaatttatgagtttattttgtgtaatttattCGTGTCTGTAGCAGtgctatttaaaatttaaaaaagttaaattatttattatattttgtgtgagaatttaaatatattataataattaaataaaacgagataaaaatttttatgaaagagAATTTAGTCTTCGGTGAGAGTGGATATAAAAAAAGGCTACCgactgtgtttttttattttattttaatggttaaaaaagatattttttaataaacttgtgatttttttaaaaaacgttTTAGGGAGTTTAAAAAaggtttgatttttgttttttttttacacgttGCGGTAAATCTAGCGACTAGCATGGTCCAAAACAAAATTCGCCAACACGTCGCTTGCATGTACCGCCAGCCGCCAGGTAATGTTATCAGCctgtttcaaacaaaaaaaccaaaaaaagaaggtAATGTTATCAGCCACCAAGAAagtacaaaggaaaaaaaaaaagaatgaaagacgaaaaaagaaaaaaaaaaagaagatacaaagcgtaaaattaaaaaggaacGGAAGAGGAAATAGGGGAGAGGAGATCTATGAGAACTTGAAAACCGAAACATCTTCATACACAGCTCTCCTCCTCTCCGGTCAGATCGGGAACCCCCCCACCCTCCACCGTCCGCATATTAGGGTTTTAAACGTTAcgatattttttctctttttttttcgtcctttgaaaatttaaaaattatccgACCGTTGATCACTTCGAATTTAGTGTCATTCCCAAATTTCTTGATCCCAATTGGATAGATTTCTTTAGGGTTTGTTTGGTGGGGGTTTggtggggattttttttttttttaaattttcttatccGCGTAACTTGATTAGAATTGTGGATTAAATATACGAGAACTTTGGAGTTTGGGGGCTTTGGATCAGAATGGCTTCGGCTCAGGTGCTGCGGAAACAGGAGCATTTGCAAGCTGGAAAGCGCCGGGTCTGTTTTCTAACTTCTAATCATTCtactttaataattttatttggttGGAAATATTTACATAGATTCTCATATGGGATTTAttgtttggttttgaaatttcatcATTGTGTCCATTGCCATTGTATTCTTATGGATGCATGCGTTAGTAGGTGATGCtatgtccattttttttattattcaagaatttattttatttgaatttgtagAAATATTTTGTTGCGGGTTGGGTTATAATATTTACGATATTGCTGCCTGTTATGTTGCCTGTTGTTTAGTTGACAAAAATGTGTTCTTTTGTATCTTGTTGAGATGAATATGACTTCAACGACTGAGTGAGCTTTGGACACATTTTCTCATGAGTGCATTGTGCTTAGAAGCAACACTAAAGATTTTACTTTTAGACTCAATCAACTATGTATGTCTCTCTCCAGCGCTGCCGCTTTTTAGACACTTTATGCACTGGATTGGAACATGCGACTTCATCATTGCATGTGTTGTGGTTTTGCTACATTTTTTCCGgacgctcttgtatatgtcccgtgtactcaggcctttgtctattttattctCAATAAAACTATGTTTACCGATAGAAaacaaatttcatctcattgaCTTTAGGCTTGTAACTCCATTTTAATCTCATGGAAAGTATGTGTTTTCTGAACAAGAATCGTTTCTTGttgcttattattattatttttaaaataaaatctttgaaATGGATGATGGAGTTGAGACTGAAGAGTCCACTATGTCACGATTGATCTGTTGGAAGCACACATTGGAGGTGGAAGCTttcttgtaactttttttttttaaatttcttgtaCATACATTTCCAAATCcattttgataatttcattttatttgagcTACAATCCCGAATATCTTAGATGCGCTTTTTTTTGGGTCAAAATTCACACATTGTCTTCTATATTGCAGCTGGAGGAGTTCCGTAGGAAAAAAGCAGCAGAGCAAGCGAAAAAGGCTGCATCTACTAGCCAAAATCATGCTTCTGATGTCAGACCTCATGAGAAAGAGCCTTTGGAAACTGTCCCTGCACTTATTACAGATTCAGAGGGAGCTGGCACATCTGATATACCGGGCCAAGCTTTTATGGGACTCTCTCCTGCTGTAACCGTCaatgacaacaaagaaattagTTTTCccattaaaaatgaaaaagattctTCAGATGATGCACTTACTACTCCTCAATTGTCAGTGAAAAATTATGATGCGTATTCTGCAGATAGCGTGCAGACATATGCagataacaaaaaatttaagagataTGGTACTTCAGGATTTGCTGGATCAATGGATGTTAATCATATCCATGGTACAGAAGGGCATAATATTGATTTCAGAATATATGCTGGAGTGCATGGCGGACTTCCTTATGGGACTACAGCCGATTGGTCTATTCTTTCACGCACACAAGCAAGTCAGGACTTTGACAGTACAAGTAGTAAATCTAGTTTTCATGGGACAGATGAAATCCAATCAACAGAAAGTGGCAATTCTTTGATGCAGTCCAGTGTTAAAAATCCTGGTTATTCTATTGTTTCTACTACAAAAGTCTCACCTCAGGATTCTGGTGGTATTCGACTGCAAGATTATTCCAGTAATGCTAGCATGCTGATTGGTGCTCATTCATCCTCTGCATTTTATGATGGTAATTTGCATATTTGAATACCTTGTACCAGTGTTTTTCATCTACTAAGACACGCTTGTATTATATAGaatatgtatgcatatatagttttttgGGGGAAGGAACTGACCTGTCTTGGGGTTTTATGGTAGACTCTATCCAGCCTACAACTAATGTAAGAGGGTCTGCTCATGAAGCTGGGAAATACATGAATGGTGTTGCCCACATCAATGATTCTATGGTTTCCAATTTTGGGGAAAGAAATGTTAATGGCCCTGCTAGTGTCTACAATGCAGCTCCACAAGCATTTGAAGCCATGGATTTTAGTGCTGATGTCAGGAGTTCCCCCAATCAAGTACCACTATTTTTAGCCAAAACTGAAACAAATTCTAGGAGATCTCGTCCATCTTTTCTCGATTCTCTTAATGTTCCTAGAGCTTCTTCAGCGACTCTCTTTCAACATACCGAACCTGAGGAGTCATTTATGTCCAATGGTTCAAATACAAACAGCATGGATGTTTTAGGATCATCTCCTTTTCAGAAGCCATCAGGACAGAGTGAAAGTGAGGGGGCTTCTTCAAAGCTGAAAATTCTTAATGGCCCTAGCGCATTCGATCAATCCACGTATTCTTCCGAATATTCCAGCAATGGGGCATTTGTGAGATCGAGTATATATGGCAACAGCATGGATGGGAAACAGGAGTTTTTTCCAgctaaaaataatgaagatttTGCTGCTTTGGAACAGGTACCCATATTTTATGTTGCTGCATTTTGATAACCTTGTGCTCTTAGTATGTTGTCATTTAGATTGAAGTTTCTGAAGCTAAATGGGCTGCTTTGACTGATAAGTTCCTTAATTCATAAAGTATCTATTTATTGAGAACCTCAGCTACATGTGAAGTGATGATCTACAGGAGTTGATTGccctttaaaaagaaaaaaatccctATCTAAATGTAGTACGGAGTGGATGTTGACAAcctagatggttttagaattgcTAGATGTATGTCGGCATTCTATGAGCTGTGTTGTTTTAACTTCTGAAAAAGTGGACTCTTTTAATGAAATGTTTTTGGGTTCTGAGAGtaattctttttgtttatttttcgaAGTAACTAATTATCATATTTGATTACAAAGGGTAGGGGAAATCACTGCGTGTATTGAAAGAAATGCTAGAGTGATCTTTGAGTGCTACcgctatttattttttgcttttgttgttgTAGAGTAGTGCTTCTTGGAAGATGGGATGACTGCTtacaggatttttttttttctttatctgttttgattattGTGATAATTAAATTTCAGGCTCCAAACTCAAACTAGTAGACCTCCCATGTTTGTGGGTTACTTCTATTTACTTTTTAGTTCATTTACCCAAAAAGGAGGGAAGAAAATATGGTGGAGGGTTGCAAATTTCATGAGCtgaattgtattaaaaaaaaggtaggAGAATTAGGGAGCTTCACaagccaataataataatttaatgccCGTCTCTAATTATTTTGTCTGGCACTCCACTCATTCTAGAAGCTCGCTACCCTTGAACAGAGAGGATGAGACACTCAGCTCACTTGTCTTTGGACCAAATTGCATCTTCTACCCCCTAAAACAAGATGTGAAGAGTGAGATCACTCAGGTTTAATCCCATAGGGTTCCGCAAATTGTAGTTGATAGAGAGAGGGCCTGAGCAAGTTTTAAAGATCTGGAGAGATTTGATATGTGAATAAAAGACATTTGACAATTTGTTTAAATGGCAGTATATCACATATTtgaataacttaattaaaaaaactactTGACCACTTTGGAAAAAAGTATGCTCCTGACACTTTAACATTTGAAAAAAGGCTTTGAGATGAATATTACTGTAATTTTTAAGTATTGTCATATACTTAATGTGAAcgttacccgaggtgcacttgtggaAAACTTCTTGTCGAGGGCCTGTGTACCCCCAAGATTAGTCGGGACGGTTCCCGGACACCTAgcgttaataaaaaaaacttaatgtgAATGATTGATCCccttatgtttttttataagtattagaAAATTTATTACTAGAAAACGCAAAAGCAATAGATGGTCCCATTATATCTTCACTTGTAATTAATAGTTTGTATAAATCAATCGATGCATTGATGTCAACTTCTTTTTCACTGTAGAATAATTACTTTAATAGTGTCCTCTTTTGTGCCATTCAGCATATTGAAGATTTGACTCAAGAAAAATTCTCTTTGCAACGAGCTCTTGAGGCCTCACGTGCTTTAGCAGAGTCCCTAGCTGCTGAAAATTCATCCGCAACAGATAGTTACAACCAACAGGTTGGTTCTGAATTTATTATACTTGTGGCATTACAACTTATTCTCGAGAGCTtgttaaattattaagtttcaACATGACCTCTTCCATGATTCGTGAtctctattttatatttctgtTTTACTTCTCTTTCTCATTCATAATAAAAGATGTACGTGCTGCACGTACTATCTTAATGGGATAGTGATACTCCATGAAGGATAATGAAGCTAATGACACTTagttttctttccctttccctatctttaatttgatttgatttcatgTTCTTAAATGATATGGATATTCACATCAGGTTTTAGATTTTAGGAGCTTCTGTGGGTTAAGCATCgagttcaaaaattttattctgCCCATTTCTAGGTAGATAACAAGGTTGTATGCTCAGAAAATACAGGTGACCAA
This window of the Juglans regia cultivar Chandler chromosome 12, Walnut 2.0, whole genome shotgun sequence genome carries:
- the LOC108980925 gene encoding glutathione S-transferase U8 isoform X2, producing the protein MEEVKVLGFWPSPYSHRVIWALKLKGVKYEYIEEDIGNKMTPVLVHGGRPIAESFVILQYIEDTWPHNYPLLPKDAHERALARFWINFGEDKRPIFSVFFQVSEEKEEKDRGDEMKEVLEFLKILEEQALGDKKFFGGDKIGMVDIVYGWLSYLFKCLEEMKGVKLLEPSTFPRLHAWAENFRQVSVIKDNLPDYTKLLIYLKSVREKITAQNPTSK
- the LOC108980925 gene encoding probable glutathione S-transferase isoform X1; this encodes MEEVKVLGFWPSPYSHRVIWALKLKGVKYEYIEEDIGNKSHMLLQYNPVHKMTPVLVHGGRPIAESFVILQYIEDTWPHNYPLLPKDAHERALARFWINFGEDKRPIFSVFFQVSEEKEEKDRGDEMKEVLEFLKILEEQALGDKKFFGGDKIGMVDIVYGWLSYLFKCLEEMKGVKLLEPSTFPRLHAWAENFRQVSVIKDNLPDYTKLLIYLKSVREKITAQNPTSK
- the LOC109002838 gene encoding protein BLISTER-like, whose translation is MASAQVLRKQEHLQAGKRRLEEFRRKKAAEQAKKAASTSQNHASDVRPHEKEPLETVPALITDSEGAGTSDIPGQAFMGLSPAVTVNDNKEISFPIKNEKDSSDDALTTPQLSVKNYDAYSADSVQTYADNKKFKRYGTSGFAGSMDVNHIHGTEGHNIDFRIYAGVHGGLPYGTTADWSILSRTQASQDFDSTSSKSSFHGTDEIQSTESGNSLMQSSVKNPGYSIVSTTKVSPQDSGGIRLQDYSSNASMLIGAHSSSAFYDDSIQPTTNVRGSAHEAGKYMNGVAHINDSMVSNFGERNVNGPASVYNAAPQAFEAMDFSADVRSSPNQVPLFLAKTETNSRRSRPSFLDSLNVPRASSATLFQHTEPEESFMSNGSNTNSMDVLGSSPFQKPSGQSESEGASSKLKILNGPSAFDQSTYSSEYSSNGAFVRSSIYGNSMDGKQEFFPAKNNEDFAALEQHIEDLTQEKFSLQRALEASRALAESLAAENSSATDSYNQQRSVINQLKFDMENLQEEIKAQLVELESVRIEYANAQLECNAADERAKLLASEVIGLEEKALRLRSSELKLERQLENSQAEISSYRKKMSSLEKDRQDLQSTIDALQEEKKLLQSKLRKASTSAKSIDFSNNTLNKRDTSTSTEDLDASIHEFDQNASSLGSDASSVNLLPENGQSTLEVSSVNIPPDQMRMINNISALISELALEKEELMQALASELSHCSKLKEMNKELSHKLEAQTQRLELLTAQSMANEIIPARQPDSRAMHENTPYADEGDEVVERVLGWIMKLFPGGPSRRRTSKLL